The Pirellulales bacterium DNA segment GCTCGCGGGCTGGAGGAACACCTGTTCCAAGTGTACCGCCACGGCGACAACTATAAATTCCAGGGCCTGGCGCTGTGGTGCCCGGTGGCGATGGTCGAGTTCGCCATCCTCGATTTGCTCGGCCGCCAGGCCAAAAAACCCATCGGCGATTTGCTCGGCGGCGTGCAGCGCAAAAGCGTGCAGTTTTACGTCGCCAGCGGCCGGCGCGACACCACGCCGGAGCAGGAAATCGATTATCTCAAAAGCCTGATCGAAAAAACCGGCGCCCACGCCGTCAAATATCGGGTGGGCGGCCGCATGAGCCGCAACGAAGATGCCATGCCCGGCCGCACCGACAAGCTCATTCCCCTGTCGCGCAAAGCGCTGGGCGACAGCTTCACCATCCTGGCCGACGCCAACAGCTCCTACGATCCGCCCCAGGCCATCGAAGTGGGCCGCATGCTGGAAGGCATCGGCAGCATTCATTTCGAAGAGCCCTGCCCGTTCGATAATTTCGAAGCCACCAAGCAAGTGACCGATGCGCTGACCATTCCCATCGCCCTGGGCGAGCAGGAATCGAGCCACTGGCGGTTCCGCGATCAAATTAAAAATCACGTGGCCGACGTGGTGCAGCCCGACGTGTATTATTACGGCGGCCTCATTCGCAGCATCCGCGTGGCCCGCATGGCGGAACTGTGCAAACTGCCGATCATGCTGCACCTGTCGGGCGGGTTCGGCTTTGTGTACCTGCTGCACTATTGCTCGTGCGTGCCGAACATCAGCCCCTGGCAGGAATACAAAGATGGCGTCGAAACCTACGGCAAATGGTTCGATCCGCCGCTGAAAACCACCGACAGCACCCTCAACATTCCCACCGGGCATGGCGTAGGACTGGCCGACCCCAACGAAATTGTGAAAGGCGCAACGGTGGTTACCAGCTAACCATGTAACCTTTTCAAGCTGCGAAATTTTGGAAGCTGCGAAACAAGGGAGAATTCATGACACGCGCCGCGGGTTGGGTTATCGTCGTTACCACCACCATCGCTCTTTGGCTCGCCCCGCTGGCGCAGGCCCAAGATTGGCCACAGTGGCGCGGGCCGAACCGCGATGCCAAAGTAACAGGCTTCCAAGCGCCGGCCACGTGGCCCAAGGAACTCACGCAAAAATGGAAGTTGACCGTCGGCGATGGCGTGGCCACGCCGGCGCTGGTGGGCGATAAGCTGTACGTGTTCGCGCGCCAGAACGGCAACGAAATTATCCGCTGTCTGAATGCCGCCACCGGCGAAGTGCTGTGGCACGACGAAAACCCGGCCGAGGCTCCCACCGGCAACTCGGCTCCCTTCCCCGGGCCGCGAAGCTCGCCCACCGTCGGCGAAGGGAAGCTCATCACGCTGGGAGTGCGTGGCGAGCTCATTTGCTACGAGGCCGCCAGCGGCAAAAAGTTGTGGGCCAAAAACGATTTTGCCGGCAACGTGCCGCGCTTCTTCACCAGCGCTTCGCCCATTATCGCCGACGGCCAGTGCCTGGCCCAACTGGGCGGCGCAATGAAGGGTGCCATTGTTTCTTACGACTTAAACAGCGGCGACGAAAAATGGCGCTGGACCGGCGATGGCACTGCCTACGCCTCGCCCATGATGCTCACCGTGGAAGGCCAGCCGTTTGTCGTCACGCTCACCGAAAAAAGCGTCGTGGCCATCAGCCCGGTCGATCAAAAAGTGGTTTGGTCGGTTCCCTATTCCGCGCAGCGCGGCGGTTACAACGCAGCCACGCCCATCATCGACAGCAACATCGTCATCTTCTCCGGCTCCGGCCGCGGCACGAAGGCCGTCAAGTTCGAAAAGAAAGACGGCCAGCTTGCGCCCACCGAGTTGTGGAGTAACAGTGAAATTTCCGTGCAATTCGACACGCCGGTTTTGAAAGATGGCTTGCTGTATGGCTTCACGGCCACCGAGAACTTGTTCTGCCTCAGCGCCACCGACGGCAAAACCATGTGGACCACGCCGCGCATGGAAGGGGGCGGCGGCCGCTCCGGTTACGGCTCCATTGTCGATTGCGGCCCGGTCCTCATGGCCCTGACGCCGGCGGCCAATCTGATGGTGTTTGAACCCAGCGACAAGGAATTAAAGCCACTGGCCAACTACAAAGTGGCCGAC contains these protein-coding regions:
- a CDS encoding mandelate racemase/muconate lactonizing enzyme family protein, which codes for RQFLASAAGATAGVGSLSLAATSRAENNKTALTNVSSESLEQAASKPILQQELFKDPVIIEAVELLHKGKNYFVRVRSKDGAEGISVDNGRMDVLAPIFHKLVAPCFLGKDARGLEEHLFQVYRHGDNYKFQGLALWCPVAMVEFAILDLLGRQAKKPIGDLLGGVQRKSVQFYVASGRRDTTPEQEIDYLKSLIEKTGAHAVKYRVGGRMSRNEDAMPGRTDKLIPLSRKALGDSFTILADANSSYDPPQAIEVGRMLEGIGSIHFEEPCPFDNFEATKQVTDALTIPIALGEQESSHWRFRDQIKNHVADVVQPDVYYYGGLIRSIRVARMAELCKLPIMLHLSGGFGFVYLLHYCSCVPNISPWQEYKDGVETYGKWFDPPLKTTDSTLNIPTGHGVGLADPNEIVKGATVVTS
- a CDS encoding PQQ-binding-like beta-propeller repeat protein → MTRAAGWVIVVTTTIALWLAPLAQAQDWPQWRGPNRDAKVTGFQAPATWPKELTQKWKLTVGDGVATPALVGDKLYVFARQNGNEIIRCLNAATGEVLWHDENPAEAPTGNSAPFPGPRSSPTVGEGKLITLGVRGELICYEAASGKKLWAKNDFAGNVPRFFTSASPIIADGQCLAQLGGAMKGAIVSYDLNSGDEKWRWTGDGTAYASPMMLTVEGQPFVVTLTEKSVVAISPVDQKVVWSVPYSAQRGGYNAATPIIDSNIVIFSGSGRGTKAVKFEKKDGQLAPTELWSNSEISVQFDTPVLKDGLLYGFTATENLFCLSATDGKTMWTTPRMEGGGGRSGYGSIVDCGPVLMALTPAANLMVFEPSDKELKPLANYKVADSETHAYPVVSRNRIFIKDKNDVILWTIE